A genomic segment from Tessaracoccus defluvii encodes:
- a CDS encoding TetR/AcrR family transcriptional regulator — protein MPRIAAPTVAEHREQVRSALVDAAERMLRDGEKLTAGAVSAAAGIARNSIYRYVDSVDDLHGMVLQRYLPGWDHAVTTVLQDIDDPQRRLVEWVRVNLEQASVMGHGWLMEIGRSGAGTSPAAAAVADHAHRILRDWVGDAWAALVPDAEDARLYAFLTLGLLRAAFDQLDSGVDLERVVSAATLATDALVASAVAAAV, from the coding sequence ATGCCTCGAATCGCCGCCCCGACAGTCGCGGAGCACCGCGAGCAGGTGCGCTCTGCGCTGGTCGACGCCGCCGAGCGCATGCTGCGCGACGGGGAGAAGCTCACGGCGGGCGCCGTCAGCGCCGCCGCCGGCATAGCCCGCAACTCGATCTACCGGTACGTGGACAGCGTCGACGACCTCCACGGCATGGTCCTCCAGCGGTACCTGCCGGGGTGGGACCACGCCGTCACGACGGTGCTGCAGGACATCGACGACCCGCAGCGTCGGCTCGTCGAGTGGGTCCGGGTCAATCTCGAACAGGCCTCGGTCATGGGGCACGGCTGGCTCATGGAGATAGGCCGCTCCGGGGCAGGCACCTCCCCCGCGGCCGCCGCCGTCGCCGACCACGCGCACCGCATCCTGCGCGACTGGGTCGGTGACGCCTGGGCGGCGCTGGTCCCCGACGCCGAGGACGCCCGGCTGTACGCCTTCCTGACCCTGGGCCTGCTGCGGGCGGCCTTCGATCAGCTCGACTCGGGCGTCGACCTCGAGCGGGTCGTGTCGGCGGCGACGCTGGCCACCGACGCACTCGTCGCGTCCGCGGTCGCCGCGGCCGTCTGA
- a CDS encoding DUF2871 domain-containing protein encodes MAKALKTQYFLASAYTALGLLSGLFYREFTKFNGHPGGTQLAVVHTHWLTLGAICGLLFLLLEKQFELSGLRKRWTAFLITFNVGVLLTGIMMIVKGCLQVLGNSFADSPMIAGMSGLGHMSVTAGFVLLLLMLGTRIGFFDKKNADA; translated from the coding sequence ATGGCCAAGGCACTCAAGACCCAGTACTTTCTCGCGTCGGCGTACACCGCGCTCGGCCTGCTCAGCGGCCTGTTCTACCGGGAGTTCACGAAGTTCAACGGCCACCCGGGCGGCACGCAGCTGGCCGTGGTCCACACCCACTGGCTGACGCTCGGCGCCATCTGCGGGCTCCTGTTCCTCCTGCTGGAGAAGCAGTTCGAGCTGAGCGGGCTGCGCAAGCGGTGGACCGCGTTCCTCATCACCTTCAACGTGGGCGTCCTTCTGACCGGCATCATGATGATCGTCAAGGGCTGCCTCCAGGTGCTCGGCAACTCCTTCGCCGACTCCCCGATGATCGCCGGCATGTCGGGCCTCGGCCACATGAGCGTGACCGCGGGCTTCGTCCTCCTGCTCCTGATGCTCGGCACCCGGATCGGGTTCTTCGACAAGAAGAACGCGGATGCCTGA
- a CDS encoding ABC transporter ATP-binding protein — translation MVALLGASGSGKSTLLRAVAGLEPLAGGRLTWDGVPLDGVPVHKRNFGLVFQDGQLFPTMTVGRNIAYGLGRLPRTEQRARVAELLRLVGLEGYEDRRPTELSGGQAQRVALARSLAPRPRMILLDEPLSALDSGLRRRLTEDLARILRETETTAIYVTHDHQEAYTVADRVAVLDEGELLQVAAPEDLRHAPASRQVAAFLGARAFITQATAEELGWAGRLEVGQVLGSCPVRWSSPPTAPRSRCSTRATRRTTSRCGSGCRTASGPRSAALTASRPPASASA, via the coding sequence GTGGTCGCCCTGCTCGGCGCCTCCGGGTCGGGGAAGTCGACGCTGCTGCGCGCCGTCGCCGGACTGGAGCCCCTCGCGGGCGGCCGGCTCACGTGGGACGGCGTCCCCCTCGACGGCGTGCCGGTGCACAAGCGGAACTTCGGGCTGGTGTTCCAGGACGGCCAGCTCTTCCCCACCATGACCGTGGGCCGCAACATCGCCTACGGGCTCGGCCGCCTGCCCCGCACCGAGCAGCGGGCCCGCGTGGCCGAGCTGCTGAGGCTGGTGGGGCTCGAGGGATACGAGGACAGGCGCCCCACGGAACTCTCCGGCGGCCAGGCGCAGCGTGTCGCGCTGGCCCGCTCGCTGGCGCCGCGGCCCCGGATGATCCTGCTGGACGAGCCCCTGTCGGCGCTGGACTCCGGGCTGCGTCGCCGGCTCACCGAGGACCTCGCGCGCATCCTGCGGGAGACGGAGACCACTGCGATCTATGTGACCCACGACCACCAGGAGGCCTACACCGTCGCCGACCGGGTCGCCGTCCTGGATGAGGGAGAACTGCTGCAGGTGGCCGCCCCGGAGGACCTGCGCCACGCGCCTGCCTCCCGCCAGGTGGCCGCCTTCCTGGGCGCGCGCGCCTTCATCACCCAGGCCACCGCGGAGGAGCTCGGCTGGGCCGGCCGACTGGAGGTGGGTCAGGTCCTCGGGTCCTGCCCAGTTCGTTGGTCCTCGCCGCCGACGGCGCCGAGGTCGAGGTGCTCGACCAGGGCTACACGCCGGACGACGTCGAGGTGTGGGTCAGGCTGCCGGACGGCCAGCGGGCCGCGGTCAGCAGCCCTGACCGCGTCACGGCCCCCAGCGTCCGCGTCCGCCTGA